Proteins encoded in a region of the Aquila chrysaetos chrysaetos chromosome 25, bAquChr1.4, whole genome shotgun sequence genome:
- the NATD1 gene encoding protein NATD1: protein MAHSAPLGLLEQGCPIQVEHDRKRRQFTVRLNGCHDKAVLLYEYVGKRIVDLQHTEVPDAYRGRGIAKHLAKAALDFVVEEDLKAHLTCWYIQKYVKENPLPQYLEHLQP, encoded by the exons ATGGCGCACTCGGCTCCTCTCGGCCTCCTGGAACAGGGCTGCCCCATTCAGGTGGAGCACGATCGGAAGAGGCGGCAGTTCACCGTGCGGCTGAACG GTTGCCATGACAAGGCGGTGCTGCTCTACGAATATGTGGGGAAGCGGATTGTGGATTTGCAACATACAGAAGTACCGGACGCCTATCGAGGGAGAGGAATAGCCAAGCACCTCGCGAAG GCAGCCCTGGACTTCGTGGTGGAGGAGGACCTGAAAGCTCACTTGACGTGCTGGTACATTCAGAAATACGTCAAGGAGAACCCACTGCCGCAGTACCTGGAACACTTGCAGCCTTAA